A DNA window from Streptomyces sp. B21-083 contains the following coding sequences:
- a CDS encoding nucleotidyltransferase domain-containing protein — protein sequence MTEATYVYGAAPRPGLDEQGFIAREGSLARVPPAFRPVVSTALGQVVDVFGTRLHSAYVYGSIPRGTARVGHSDLDLLLALREEPTEADRAAAGALDSALDSEFDQIDGSGTLLVSRAQVLSDLERHDLGWFVACLCTPLHGEDLAEQLPRYRPDSLLARETNGDLALCLPRWRRLIAEATAPGAPPGAVRARVRGISRRLVRTGFTLVMPRWEGWTSDLYEMAEAFAVYYPEWGPRMREAAALGQEPTDDPAVLRSFLCSHVEELGAWLNEEYARVHGVKAPRPG from the coding sequence GTGACGGAGGCGACGTACGTGTACGGGGCGGCGCCGCGTCCGGGGCTGGACGAGCAGGGGTTCATCGCGCGTGAGGGCTCCCTCGCGCGCGTGCCGCCCGCCTTCCGGCCCGTCGTCAGTACGGCCCTCGGCCAGGTCGTCGACGTGTTCGGGACACGGCTGCACAGCGCGTACGTCTACGGGTCGATCCCGCGCGGCACCGCGCGCGTGGGACACAGCGACCTGGATCTGCTGCTCGCCCTGCGCGAGGAGCCCACAGAGGCGGACCGGGCGGCGGCCGGCGCGCTGGACTCAGCGCTCGACAGCGAGTTCGACCAGATTGACGGCTCCGGCACGCTGCTGGTCTCCCGGGCCCAGGTGCTGAGCGACCTGGAGAGGCACGACCTGGGCTGGTTCGTGGCCTGCCTCTGCACGCCCCTCCACGGCGAGGACCTCGCCGAGCAGCTGCCCCGGTACCGCCCCGACTCCCTCCTCGCCCGCGAGACCAACGGCGACCTGGCCCTGTGCCTCCCCCGCTGGCGGCGCCTGATCGCCGAGGCGACCGCCCCGGGGGCTCCTCCGGGGGCGGTACGCGCACGCGTGCGGGGCATTTCGCGCCGCCTGGTGCGCACCGGCTTCACGCTCGTCATGCCTCGCTGGGAGGGCTGGACGAGCGACCTGTACGAGATGGCCGAGGCGTTCGCCGTGTACTACCCGGAGTGGGGCCCACGCATGAGGGAGGCGGCGGCGCTGGGCCAGGAGCCGACGGACGATCCGGCTGTCCTGCGGTCCTTCCTGTGCTCGCACGTCGAGGAGCTGGGTGCGTGGCTGAATGAGGAGTACGCGCGCGTGCACGGCGTCAAGGCACCCCGGCCTGGCTGA
- the nhaA gene encoding Na+/H+ antiporter NhaA, translating into MATPRTATRKLLDRLSLPERTYVAEALRTETVGGVLLLVAAIAALIWANSPIKDTYEAVLDLHVGPAALGLDLSLQHWAADGLLAVFFFVAGIELKRELVAGDLRDPRAAALPVVAALCGMAVPALVYTLTNVTGGGSLAGWAVPTATDIAFALAVLAVIGTSLPSALRAFLLTLAVVDDLFAILIIAVFFTDELNFAALGGALVGLAVFWVLLRKGVRGWYVYVPLALVIWGLMYNSGIHATIAGVSMGLMLRCTTRTEDGEKWSPGEHVEHLVRPLSAGLAVPLFALFSAGVSVSGGVLKDVFAQPETLGVVLGLVVGKTVGIFGGTWLTARFTRASLSDDLAWADVFAVASLAGIGFTVSLLIGELAFDGDPALTDEVKAAVLTGSLIAALAATVLLKVRNARYRRLCEAEERDDDLDGIPDIYEDHDPAYHLRMADIYEGKAAEHRRIAGLRAAEREAAERDRLAEVAGGAGDEGDGPA; encoded by the coding sequence GTGGCCACCCCCCGCACCGCCACCCGCAAGCTCCTCGACCGGCTCTCGCTGCCCGAGCGGACGTACGTCGCGGAGGCCCTGCGGACCGAGACCGTCGGTGGGGTGCTGCTGCTCGTCGCCGCGATCGCCGCGCTGATCTGGGCGAACAGCCCGATCAAGGACACCTACGAGGCGGTCCTCGACCTTCATGTGGGGCCCGCCGCCCTCGGGCTCGACCTCTCCCTCCAGCACTGGGCCGCCGACGGACTGCTCGCGGTCTTCTTCTTCGTCGCCGGTATCGAACTCAAGCGCGAACTCGTGGCCGGGGATCTGCGCGACCCGAGGGCCGCCGCACTGCCCGTCGTCGCCGCCCTGTGCGGAATGGCCGTACCGGCGCTCGTCTACACCCTCACCAACGTCACCGGTGGCGGTTCGCTCGCCGGCTGGGCCGTGCCCACGGCCACCGACATCGCCTTCGCACTCGCCGTGCTCGCCGTCATCGGTACGTCCCTGCCCAGTGCCCTGCGCGCGTTCCTGCTCACGCTCGCCGTCGTCGACGACCTCTTCGCCATCCTGATCATCGCGGTCTTCTTCACCGACGAGCTGAACTTCGCCGCGCTGGGCGGCGCGCTCGTCGGCCTCGCCGTCTTCTGGGTGCTGCTGCGCAAGGGCGTACGCGGGTGGTACGTGTACGTCCCGCTCGCGCTGGTCATCTGGGGGCTGATGTACAACAGCGGCATCCACGCCACCATCGCCGGTGTCTCGATGGGCCTGATGCTGCGATGCACGACCCGCACCGAGGACGGGGAGAAGTGGTCGCCCGGCGAGCACGTCGAGCATCTGGTGCGGCCCCTGTCGGCCGGCCTCGCCGTACCGTTGTTCGCCCTGTTCAGCGCGGGTGTCTCGGTGTCCGGCGGGGTGCTGAAGGACGTGTTCGCGCAGCCCGAGACGCTCGGGGTCGTGCTCGGGCTCGTCGTCGGGAAGACGGTCGGGATCTTCGGGGGGACCTGGCTGACGGCCCGTTTCACCCGCGCCTCGCTCAGCGACGACCTCGCCTGGGCCGACGTCTTCGCCGTCGCCTCGCTCGCCGGGATCGGGTTCACCGTCTCGCTGCTGATCGGTGAACTCGCGTTCGACGGCGACCCCGCGCTCACCGACGAGGTCAAGGCCGCCGTCCTGACCGGCTCGCTCATCGCCGCGCTCGCCGCGACCGTGCTGCTGAAGGTACGGAACGCCAGATACCGCAGGCTCTGCGAAGCGGAGGAGCGCGACGACGACCTCGACGGCATCCCCGACATCTATGAGGACCACGATCCGGCGTACCACCTGCGCATGGCCGACATCTACGAGGGGAAGGCGGCAGAACACCGGCGCATCGCCGGGCTCAGGGCCGCCGAACGGGAGGCCGCCGAGCGGGACCGGCTTGCCGAAGTGGCGGGCGGGGCGGGCGACGAGGGTGACGGTCCGGCATGA
- a CDS encoding MarP family serine protease → MNVLDILLLVAAVWFAIVGYRQGFVVGILSVIGFLGGGLVAVYLLPVVWDGVTDEAEVNTTAAVVAVVIVIVCASVGQALTTHLGNKLRRFITWSPARALDATGGALVNVVAMLLVAWLIGAALAQTTMPTVGKEVRGSKVLAGVQEVLPSDADSWFKDFTSVLAQNGFPQVFSPFSDEPIKDVDPPDPALANSAVAVDAQRSIVKVMGTAQSCGKVLEGSGFVFGRRRVMTNAHVVGGVDEPTVQIGGKGRKYDATVVLYDWERDIAVLDVPDLRAPALQFSTEDANSGKSAIVAGFPENGSYDVRPARVRGRITASGPDIYHRGTVRRDVYSLYATVRQGNSGGPLLTPDGKVYGVVFAKSLDDPDTGYALTADEIQQDIAEGRTANQQVDSDSCAL, encoded by the coding sequence GTGAACGTGCTGGACATCTTGTTGCTGGTCGCCGCCGTGTGGTTCGCGATCGTGGGCTACCGCCAGGGGTTCGTCGTCGGCATCCTGTCGGTGATCGGCTTCCTCGGCGGCGGTCTCGTCGCCGTCTATCTGCTGCCCGTCGTCTGGGACGGCGTGACCGACGAGGCCGAGGTGAACACGACCGCCGCCGTCGTCGCGGTCGTCATCGTGATCGTCTGCGCGTCCGTCGGCCAGGCCCTGACCACCCACCTCGGCAACAAGCTGCGCCGATTCATCACCTGGTCGCCCGCCCGCGCCCTCGACGCGACCGGCGGGGCCCTCGTCAACGTCGTCGCGATGCTCCTGGTCGCCTGGCTGATCGGCGCCGCCCTCGCGCAGACCACGATGCCCACGGTGGGCAAGGAGGTCCGCGGCTCCAAGGTGCTGGCCGGGGTGCAGGAGGTACTGCCCTCCGACGCCGACAGCTGGTTCAAGGACTTCACCTCGGTCCTCGCGCAGAACGGCTTCCCACAGGTCTTCAGCCCGTTCTCCGACGAGCCCATCAAGGACGTCGACCCGCCCGACCCCGCGCTCGCCAACAGCGCGGTCGCCGTCGACGCCCAGCGTTCCATCGTCAAGGTCATGGGCACCGCCCAGAGCTGCGGCAAGGTCCTGGAGGGCAGCGGCTTCGTCTTCGGCCGGCGGCGCGTGATGACCAACGCGCACGTGGTCGGCGGCGTCGACGAGCCCACCGTCCAGATAGGCGGCAAGGGCAGGAAGTACGACGCGACGGTCGTCCTCTACGACTGGGAGCGCGACATCGCCGTCCTCGACGTACCCGATCTGCGAGCGCCCGCGCTGCAGTTCTCGACCGAGGACGCGAACAGCGGAAAGAGCGCGATCGTCGCCGGCTTCCCGGAGAACGGGTCGTACGACGTCCGTCCCGCGCGCGTGCGTGGTCGCATCACGGCCAGCGGCCCGGACATCTACCACCGCGGCACGGTCCGCCGCGATGTCTACTCCCTGTACGCGACCGTCCGCCAGGGCAACTCCGGCGGCCCGCTGCTCACGCCCGACGGCAAGGTGTACGGCGTGGTCTTCGCGAAGTCCCTCGACGACCCGGACACCGGTTACGCGCTCACGGCGGATGAGATCCAGCAGGACATCGCCGAGGGGCGTACCGCCAACCAGCAGGTGGACAGCGACAGCTGCGCGCTCTGA
- the nth gene encoding endonuclease III: protein MEEGSAGSTGPAGPVWEAAPVKRAAPAKPVTTKPVSRAAASKTAAPKPPPRDESRTALVRRARRIDRELAEVYPYAHPELDFENSFQLLVATVLSAQTTDLRVNQTTPALFAKYPTPEDLAVANPEEVEEILRPTGFFRAKTRSVIGLSKALSEEFGGEVPGRLEDLVKLPGVGRKTAFVVLGNAFGRPGITVDTHFQRLVHRWQWTAEKDPDKIEAAVGALFPKSDWTMLSHHVIFHGRRICHARKPACGACPLAPLCPAYGEGETDPEKAQKLLKYEKGGFPGQRLNPPQAYLDAGGIPAPPLGAG from the coding sequence CTGGAGGAGGGGTCTGCGGGATCGACGGGACCGGCTGGACCGGTGTGGGAAGCCGCGCCGGTGAAGAGAGCCGCGCCCGCGAAGCCGGTCACCACGAAGCCTGTCTCCAGGGCCGCCGCTTCCAAGACCGCCGCCCCGAAGCCGCCGCCCCGCGATGAGTCACGCACCGCTCTCGTCCGGCGTGCTCGCCGGATCGACCGGGAGCTCGCCGAGGTCTATCCGTATGCCCACCCCGAGCTGGACTTCGAGAACTCCTTCCAACTCCTCGTCGCCACGGTCCTGTCGGCCCAGACCACCGACCTGCGGGTCAACCAGACCACCCCCGCCCTCTTCGCCAAGTACCCCACCCCCGAGGACCTGGCCGTCGCCAACCCCGAGGAGGTCGAGGAGATCCTGCGCCCGACCGGCTTCTTCCGGGCCAAGACCAGGTCCGTCATAGGGCTGTCGAAGGCCCTGTCGGAGGAGTTCGGCGGCGAGGTGCCCGGCCGGCTCGAAGACCTCGTCAAACTCCCAGGTGTGGGCCGTAAGACCGCCTTCGTCGTACTCGGCAACGCCTTCGGGCGCCCCGGAATCACCGTGGACACGCACTTCCAGCGGCTCGTGCACCGCTGGCAGTGGACGGCGGAGAAGGACCCGGACAAGATCGAGGCGGCCGTCGGCGCGCTCTTCCCCAAGAGCGACTGGACGATGCTCTCGCATCACGTGATCTTCCATGGCCGCCGTATCTGCCACGCCCGCAAGCCCGCCTGCGGCGCCTGCCCGCTCGCCCCGCTCTGCCCGGCGTACGGGGAGGGCGAGACGGACCCGGAGAAGGCCCAGAAGCTCCTGAAGTACGAGAAGGGCGGCTTCCCCGGCCAGCGGCTGAACCCGCCGCAGGCGTACCTCGACGCGGGCGGCATCCCGGCGCCGCCGCTGGGGGCCGGATGA
- a CDS encoding Crp/Fnr family transcriptional regulator: MDDVLRRAPLFAALDDEQAAELRASMSEVTLARGDALFHEGDPGDRLYVVTEGKVKLHRTSPDGRENMLAVLGPGELIGELSLFDPGPRTATATALTEVKLLGLGHGDLQPWLNARPEVAAALLRAVARRLRKTNDQMSDLVFSDVPGRVARALLDLSRRFGVQSEEGIHVVHDLTQEELAQLVGASRETVNKALADFAGRGWLRLEARAVILLDVERLAKRSR, from the coding sequence GTGGACGACGTTCTGCGGCGCGCCCCGCTCTTCGCGGCGCTCGATGACGAGCAGGCCGCGGAGCTCCGCGCCTCCATGAGTGAGGTGACCCTCGCGCGCGGTGACGCCCTTTTTCACGAGGGCGACCCGGGTGACCGGCTCTACGTGGTCACCGAGGGCAAGGTCAAGCTTCACCGCACGTCCCCGGACGGGCGCGAGAACATGCTGGCCGTCCTCGGCCCCGGTGAGCTGATCGGCGAGCTGTCGCTGTTCGACCCGGGCCCGCGCACCGCCACGGCCACCGCACTGACCGAGGTCAAGCTGCTCGGCCTCGGCCACGGCGACCTCCAGCCCTGGCTGAACGCCCGCCCCGAGGTGGCTGCCGCGCTCCTGCGCGCCGTCGCCCGGCGCCTGCGCAAGACCAACGACCAGATGTCCGACCTGGTCTTCTCCGACGTGCCGGGCCGTGTCGCGCGTGCCCTGCTCGACCTCTCGCGCCGCTTCGGCGTGCAGTCGGAGGAGGGCATCCACGTCGTGCACGATCTGACGCAGGAGGAGCTGGCACAGCTCGTCGGCGCCTCCCGCGAGACGGTCAACAAGGCGCTCGCCGACTTCGCCGGCCGCGGCTGGCTGCGCCTGGAGGCGCGCGCCGTGATCCTGCTGGACGTGGAGCGGCTGGCGAAGCGTTCGCGTTAG
- a CDS encoding outer membrane protein assembly factor BamB family protein yields the protein MHQDKAPESVWEAAPEPAKRRLRLFRRDPEAQTLWQSEFEQQDLGEPLGLWATDQAVALARFDRVTAYAPATGEPLWTWQPPDQDVIVGASQDSQDGLGVVLHHDDGEGDATHVRLTALDLGSGAVAWSREQPKDRLGHVGADHARGLAIGGGRMATVSREKSDAPPVVRCLDARTGTVQWERSLPDHWGDSFSVLAADPPVLCVLSVHESGNRSRPRLYVVREDGEWYVELPAGYKDFGPAVAVVGDMLAVGLEPDDPVGDDEKSADTVLRAYSVPTGEQLWEWRTDHGRTLHPLAHRGYLMVGNGYGSRVTVLDPADGRVVAERRLPGFSYRARYAAWDDRLAVVCHAVSETRRVRVFRWK from the coding sequence ATGCACCAGGACAAAGCGCCCGAGTCGGTCTGGGAGGCCGCACCGGAGCCCGCGAAACGCAGGTTGCGCCTCTTCCGCCGGGACCCGGAGGCGCAGACGCTGTGGCAGTCCGAGTTCGAGCAGCAGGACCTGGGCGAGCCGCTGGGCCTGTGGGCGACGGACCAGGCAGTGGCCCTGGCCCGCTTCGACCGCGTGACCGCGTACGCACCGGCGACCGGTGAGCCTCTCTGGACCTGGCAGCCGCCGGACCAGGACGTGATCGTCGGGGCCTCCCAGGACTCCCAGGACGGCCTGGGAGTCGTCCTGCACCACGACGACGGCGAGGGGGACGCCACGCACGTCCGCCTCACCGCCCTCGACCTCGGCTCCGGAGCCGTGGCCTGGTCGCGCGAGCAGCCGAAGGACCGGCTGGGACACGTCGGCGCCGACCACGCGCGCGGGTTGGCGATCGGCGGCGGCCGGATGGCCACCGTCTCCCGCGAAAAGTCGGACGCGCCGCCGGTCGTCCGCTGCCTCGACGCGCGCACCGGCACCGTCCAGTGGGAGCGGTCGCTCCCGGACCACTGGGGCGACTCCTTCTCCGTCCTGGCGGCCGACCCGCCCGTTCTGTGCGTCCTGTCCGTTCACGAGAGCGGCAACCGCTCCCGGCCCCGGCTGTACGTGGTGCGCGAGGACGGGGAGTGGTATGTCGAACTTCCGGCCGGATACAAGGACTTCGGCCCCGCCGTCGCCGTCGTCGGGGACATGCTCGCCGTCGGACTCGAACCGGACGACCCCGTCGGCGACGACGAGAAGAGCGCCGACACGGTCCTGCGCGCCTACTCCGTCCCGACCGGCGAGCAGCTCTGGGAGTGGCGCACCGATCACGGCCGTACGCTCCATCCGCTGGCCCACCGCGGGTACCTCATGGTGGGCAACGGCTACGGCAGCCGGGTGACCGTCCTCGACCCCGCCGACGGCCGGGTCGTCGCGGAGCGCAGACTGCCCGGCTTCAGCTACCGGGCCCGGTACGCCGCCTGGGACGACCGCCTGGCCGTGGTGTGCCACGCGGTGAGCGAGACCCGGCGCGTGCGCGTGTTCCGCTGGAAGTGA
- a CDS encoding NUDIX hydrolase, with the protein MTRASNTRRGEATLSKVGLPGWLDPVVHAVETVEPLQLSRFLPPEDGAGRQSAVLILFGEGDRKTGDGGDRVGDEDGVTGEGVGDGEVAPELLLMERASSLRSHAGQPSFPGGALDPEDGDPQGDGPLRAALREAEEETGLDPSGVQLFGVLPKLYIPVSGFVVTPVLGWWREPTPVGVVDPNETARVFTVPVSDLTNPANRATAMHPSGYRGPAFMVESALVWGFTAGVIDRLLHYAGWERPWDRNKQVPLDWRA; encoded by the coding sequence GTGACGCGCGCGAGCAACACACGACGGGGCGAGGCGACGCTCAGCAAGGTGGGCCTGCCCGGCTGGCTCGATCCGGTGGTGCACGCCGTCGAGACGGTCGAGCCGCTTCAGCTGAGCCGCTTCCTGCCGCCCGAGGACGGCGCGGGCCGTCAGTCCGCCGTACTGATCCTCTTCGGGGAGGGCGACAGAAAGACCGGAGACGGCGGGGACAGGGTCGGCGATGAGGACGGCGTCACCGGTGAAGGCGTCGGAGACGGCGAAGTCGCGCCCGAGCTGCTGCTCATGGAGCGGGCCAGTTCGCTGCGCTCCCACGCCGGTCAGCCGTCCTTCCCCGGCGGCGCCCTCGATCCCGAGGACGGTGATCCGCAGGGCGACGGCCCGTTGCGGGCCGCGTTGCGCGAGGCCGAGGAGGAGACCGGGCTCGATCCTTCCGGGGTCCAGCTCTTCGGCGTACTGCCCAAGCTCTACATCCCGGTGAGCGGCTTCGTCGTCACGCCCGTGCTGGGCTGGTGGCGCGAGCCGACGCCGGTCGGGGTCGTCGACCCGAACGAGACGGCCCGGGTCTTCACGGTCCCCGTGTCGGATCTCACGAATCCGGCCAACCGTGCGACCGCCATGCACCCAAGTGGCTACAGGGGTCCGGCATTTATGGTCGAATCGGCCCTCGTGTGGGGCTTCACGGCCGGGGTGATCGACCGTCTGCTGCACTACGCGGGCTGGGAGCGTCCCTGGGACAGAAACAAGCAGGTCCCGCTCGACTGGCGCGCGTGA
- a CDS encoding alpha/beta fold hydrolase, whose product MTDPATPPAPPSSTQPASAVRLDLPGGREVIHRDVAANGARFHIAELGDGPLVMLVHGFPQFWWTWRHQLAALADAGFRAVAMDLRGVGGSDRTPRGYDPANLALDITGVVRSLGEPDAALVGHDLGGYLAWTAAVMRPKLVRRLVVSSMPHPRRWRSAMLSDVKQTAAGSYIWGFQRPWLPERQLVADDGALVARLIRDWSGPRLPDDEAVEAYRAAMCIPSTAHCAIEPYRWMVRSMARPDGIQFNRRMKRPVRVPTLHLHGSLDPVLRTRSAAGSGEYVEAPYRWRLFDGLGHFPHEEDPVAFSTELVNWLKDPEPDR is encoded by the coding sequence ATGACGGACCCCGCCACACCCCCGGCGCCCCCCTCATCGACGCAGCCCGCCTCGGCCGTACGGCTCGACCTTCCCGGCGGGCGCGAGGTGATCCACCGGGATGTCGCCGCGAACGGCGCCCGGTTCCACATCGCCGAGCTGGGCGACGGGCCGCTGGTGATGCTCGTGCACGGGTTCCCGCAGTTCTGGTGGACCTGGCGGCACCAGCTCGCCGCCCTCGCCGACGCCGGTTTCCGGGCCGTCGCCATGGACCTGCGGGGCGTGGGCGGCAGCGACCGTACGCCCCGGGGTTACGACCCCGCGAACCTCGCCCTCGACATCACGGGCGTCGTACGGTCCCTGGGCGAGCCCGATGCCGCGCTGGTCGGGCACGACCTGGGCGGATACCTGGCGTGGACGGCCGCGGTGATGCGCCCCAAGCTGGTCCGGCGGCTCGTGGTGTCCTCCATGCCCCACCCCCGGCGCTGGCGCTCGGCGATGCTCTCCGACGTCAAGCAGACGGCCGCCGGTTCCTACATCTGGGGGTTCCAGCGGCCCTGGCTCCCGGAGCGGCAGCTCGTCGCGGACGACGGGGCACTCGTCGCCCGGCTGATCCGGGACTGGTCGGGGCCGCGGCTGCCGGACGACGAGGCGGTGGAGGCGTACCGCGCGGCCATGTGCATCCCGTCCACCGCGCACTGTGCGATCGAGCCGTACCGCTGGATGGTCCGCTCGATGGCGCGTCCGGACGGCATCCAGTTCAACCGGCGCATGAAGCGGCCGGTGCGGGTGCCGACGCTGCATCTGCACGGTTCACTCGATCCGGTGCTGCGCACACGCAGCGCGGCCGGCTCCGGGGAGTACGTCGAAGCACCGTACCGCTGGCGCCTGTTCGACGGACTGGGGCACTTCCCGCACGAGGAGGATCCGGTCGCCTTCTCGACGGAACTGGTGAACTGGCTGAAGGACCCCGAACCTGACCGGTGA
- a CDS encoding phage holin family protein, with protein sequence MSAPDGSPVGAERSIGQLFASATTEMSALVHDEIALAKAQLKQDVKRGATSGGAFTVAGAVLLFSLPMLNFALAYAIRTWSDWNLAVCFLLSFAANVLVALLLVLVGVVFAKKAKKSKGPQKVAASMKETAGVLQKAKPHPRPVPVSDAVEVVARSSS encoded by the coding sequence ATGAGCGCACCCGACGGCAGCCCGGTCGGCGCCGAACGCAGCATCGGCCAGTTGTTCGCCTCGGCGACGACCGAGATGTCCGCGCTGGTGCACGACGAGATCGCACTGGCGAAAGCCCAGCTCAAGCAGGATGTGAAGCGCGGCGCGACGAGCGGTGGCGCGTTCACGGTGGCCGGCGCCGTACTGCTGTTCTCCCTGCCGATGCTCAACTTCGCGCTGGCGTACGCCATCCGGACCTGGAGCGACTGGAACCTCGCGGTCTGCTTCCTGCTGTCGTTCGCCGCGAACGTCCTCGTCGCCCTCCTCCTGGTGCTGGTCGGCGTCGTCTTCGCGAAGAAGGCCAAGAAGAGCAAGGGCCCGCAGAAGGTCGCCGCGTCCATGAAGGAGACGGCGGGCGTCCTCCAGAAGGCCAAGCCGCACCCCCGGCCCGTCCCGGTGAGTGACGCGGTCGAGGTTGTGGCACGCTCGTCCTCATGA